A single region of the Cynocephalus volans isolate mCynVol1 chromosome 12, mCynVol1.pri, whole genome shotgun sequence genome encodes:
- the LOC134361086 gene encoding olfactory receptor 4C16-like encodes MHLNNNVTEFILLGLTQDPVWKKIVFATFLLFYLGTLFGNLLIIVTIKTSRALQSPMYFFLFYLSLSDTCFCTSTAPRMIVDALLRKTTISFTECMIQLFSSHFFGCLEIFILILMAVDRYVAICKPLHYTTIISRRVCAVLVAMAWMGSCVHSSAQIFLALSLPFCGPNVIDHYFCDLQPLLKLACSDTYVINLLLVSNSGAICTVSFVMLMVSYIVILHSLRNHSAEGKRKALSTCISHIIVVILFFGPSIFIYTRPATTFLIDKMIAVFYTLGTPLLNPLIYTLRNAEVKNAMKRLWNKKLISDDRR; translated from the coding sequence ATGCATCTGAATAATAATGTGACTGAGTTTATTCTGCTTGGGTTAACACAGGATCCTGTTTGGAAGAAAATAGTGTTTGCCACTTTCTTGCTTTTCTACTTGGGGACGTTGTTTGGTAACTTGCTGATTATTGTAACCATCAAGACCAGTCGGGCACTTCAGAgtcccatgtacttcttccttttctacttATCCTTATCTGACACCTGCTTTTGTACTTCCACAGCCCCTAGAATGATTGTAGATGCCCTTTTGAGAAAGACCACTATTTCTTTCACAGAATGCATGATCCAACTCTTTTCATCCCATTTCTTTGGCTGCCTGGAGATCTTCATCCTTATACTCATGGCTGttgaccgctatgtggccatctgtaagccccTACACTACACAACCATCATCAGCCGCCGCGTCTGTGCTGTATTGGTGGCCATGGCTTGGATGGGGTCCTGTGTGCATTCTTCAGCTCAGATTTTTCTTGCCTTGAGTTTGCCTTTCTGTGGCCCCAATGTAATTGATCACTATTTCTGTGACTTGCAGCCCTTGTTGAAACTTGCTTGTTCAGACACCTATGTGATCAATCTACTCCTAGTTTCCAATAGtggtgccatctgcacagtgagTTTTGTCATGCTGATGGTCTCCTATATTGTCATCTTGCATTCCCTGAGGAACCACAGTgctgaagggaagagaaaagccCTGTCCACCTGCATCTCCCACATCATCGTGGTCATCTTGTTCTTTGGTCCAtccatatttatatacacacgtCCTGCAACCACCTTTCTCATTGATAAGATGATAGCTGTGTTTTATACACTTGGGACACCTTTGCTCAACCCTCTGATTTATACGCTGAGGAATGCAGAAGTGAAGAATGCCATGAAGAGGTTATGGAACAAGAAATTGATCTCAGATGACAGAAGATGA